A region from the Toxotes jaculatrix isolate fToxJac2 chromosome 2, fToxJac2.pri, whole genome shotgun sequence genome encodes:
- the nr1h5 gene encoding nuclear receptor subfamily 1, group H, member 5 isoform X2, with protein sequence MREWTELEMNFSAGGFLSASDGFCSTEQLQYYDMLADPLGYPLQDPDLQLLPYNQQQYSPANLPFSLYSSPPSSTSSPSSSSSSSQLCHPPYHYSSHCLEAPCDPCPEPHCGELAQGLGAVGLPLGRRSRVGSGGKSRGQDELCVVCGDKASGYHYNALTCEGCKGFFRRSVTKKAVYHCKSGGGCEMDMYMRRKCQDCRLRKCRAVGMLAECLLTEVQCQSKRLRKGGKGRGQDEEENTDSRRVSSTSRLPGQALSVGLTREQKYIVDRMVEAHRLYRAQNGSHSRLFEWPYAEEGEGLSEVVSPHLQRLLQFARTVPGFDLLDFSDQSSLLSVSSLEVMFLLSAQQFSNNPTSPSPALQVLSTSAHNWLRNVESKENIHSRAMVNSGSNEDLFGPVLNFFHSMKTLRVTEAEYSLLTATALLCSDRASLQAASCVEKMQELILDLLSRVCGAQAGAARGGPQRFGRLLGRLTELRTLRHNYFLLTRQQPGA encoded by the exons ATGAGAGAGTGGACTGAGTTGGAGATGAACTTTTCAGCAGGGGGTTTTCTCTCCGCCTCGGATGGTTTCTGCTCCACCGAGCAGCTCCAGTACTACG acatGCTGGCTGACCCTCTGGGCTACCCCCTGCAGGACCCTGACCTCCAGCTGCTCCCGTACAACCAACAACAGTACAGTCCTGCCAACCTGCCCTTCTCCCTCTACAGctctccaccctcctccacctcctctccgtcctcctcctcttcctcctcgcaGCTCTGCCATCCCCCGTACCACTACAGCTCTCATTGCTTGGAGGCCCCCTGTGATCCCTGTCCCGAGCCCCACTGTGGAGAACTGGCTCAGGGGCTTGGAGCTGTAGGTCTACCTCTGGGACGGAGGTCACGGGTGGGGTCAGGAGGGAAGAGCAGAGGTCAGGATgagctgtgtgtggtgtgtggagATAAAGCATCGGGGTATCACTACAATGCTCTCACTTGTGAGGGATGCAAAG GTTTCTTCAGGCGTAGCGTGACTAAGAAGGCTGTGTATCACTGTAAGAGTGGTGGTGGCTGTGAGATGGACATGTACATGAGGAGGAAGTGCCAAGACTGCCGGCTGAGGAAGTGCCGCGCAGTAGGAATGCTGGCTGAGT GCCTTCTGACGGAGGTGCAGTGCCAATCCAAGCGACTGAGGAAAGGAGGTAAAGGCAGAGggcaggatgaggaggagaacacAGACAGTAGGAGGGTCAGCTCTACCAGCAGACTACCTGGACAG GCTTTGTCTGTCGGTCTAACACGAGAACAGAAGTACATTGTGGACAGGATGGTGGAGGCCCATCGACTGTACAGGGCACAGAACGGCAGCCACAGCAGG TTGTTTGAGTGGCCATATGCAGAAGAAGGAGAGGGCCTGTCTGAAGTTGTATCACCCCACCTGCAAAGACTGCTGCAGTTTGCCAGGACAGTGCCAG GTTTTGACCTGCTGGATTTTTCAGACCAAAGCTCtctcttgtctgtctcttcactgGAAGTCATGTTTCTGCTCTCAGCCCAGCAGTTCTCCAATAACCCAACAAGCCCCAGTCCAG CCCTGCAGGTTTTAAGTACATCTGCACACAACTGGCTGAGAAATGTGGAGTCAAAGGAAAACATCCACAGCAGGGCAATGGTCAATTCAG GAAGTAATGAGGATCTCTTCGGGCCGGTGCTCAACTTCTTCCACAGCATGAAAACTCTGCGGGTGACGGAGGCTGAATACAGCCTGCTCACTGctacagctctgctctgctcag ACCGGGCATCACTGCAGGCGGCCAGCTGTGTTGAGAAAATGCAGGAGCTGATCCTGGACCTGTTGTCCAGGGTGTGTGGGGCCCAGGCTGGAGCTGCGCGAGGAGGACCGCAGAGGTTTGGCCgcctgctgggcagactgacgGAGCTCCGAACCCTTCGTCACAATTACTTCCTCCTGACAAGACAGCAGCCTGGAGCCTGA
- the nr1h5 gene encoding nuclear receptor subfamily 1, group H, member 5 isoform X1, giving the protein MREWTELEMNFSAGGFLSASDGFCSTEQLQYYDMLADPLGYPLQDPDLQLLPYNQQQYSPANLPFSLYSSPPSSTSSPSSSSSSSQLCHPPYHYSSHCLEAPCDPCPEPHCGELAQGLGAVGLPLGRRSRVGSGGKSRGQDELCVVCGDKASGYHYNALTCEGCKGFFRRSVTKKAVYHCKSGGGCEMDMYMRRKCQDCRLRKCRAVGMLAECLLTEVQCQSKRLRKGGKGRGQDEEENTDSRRVSSTSRLPGQALSVGLTREQKYIVDRMVEAHRLYRAQNGSHSRVGHSVETLLVLPKIQSTFSCSPDDLLCVWDQLFEWPYAEEGEGLSEVVSPHLQRLLQFARTVPGFDLLDFSDQSSLLSVSSLEVMFLLSAQQFSNNPTSPSPALQVLSTSAHNWLRNVESKENIHSRAMVNSGSNEDLFGPVLNFFHSMKTLRVTEAEYSLLTATALLCSDRASLQAASCVEKMQELILDLLSRVCGAQAGAARGGPQRFGRLLGRLTELRTLRHNYFLLTRQQPGA; this is encoded by the exons ATGAGAGAGTGGACTGAGTTGGAGATGAACTTTTCAGCAGGGGGTTTTCTCTCCGCCTCGGATGGTTTCTGCTCCACCGAGCAGCTCCAGTACTACG acatGCTGGCTGACCCTCTGGGCTACCCCCTGCAGGACCCTGACCTCCAGCTGCTCCCGTACAACCAACAACAGTACAGTCCTGCCAACCTGCCCTTCTCCCTCTACAGctctccaccctcctccacctcctctccgtcctcctcctcttcctcctcgcaGCTCTGCCATCCCCCGTACCACTACAGCTCTCATTGCTTGGAGGCCCCCTGTGATCCCTGTCCCGAGCCCCACTGTGGAGAACTGGCTCAGGGGCTTGGAGCTGTAGGTCTACCTCTGGGACGGAGGTCACGGGTGGGGTCAGGAGGGAAGAGCAGAGGTCAGGATgagctgtgtgtggtgtgtggagATAAAGCATCGGGGTATCACTACAATGCTCTCACTTGTGAGGGATGCAAAG GTTTCTTCAGGCGTAGCGTGACTAAGAAGGCTGTGTATCACTGTAAGAGTGGTGGTGGCTGTGAGATGGACATGTACATGAGGAGGAAGTGCCAAGACTGCCGGCTGAGGAAGTGCCGCGCAGTAGGAATGCTGGCTGAGT GCCTTCTGACGGAGGTGCAGTGCCAATCCAAGCGACTGAGGAAAGGAGGTAAAGGCAGAGggcaggatgaggaggagaacacAGACAGTAGGAGGGTCAGCTCTACCAGCAGACTACCTGGACAG GCTTTGTCTGTCGGTCTAACACGAGAACAGAAGTACATTGTGGACAGGATGGTGGAGGCCCATCGACTGTACAGGGCACAGAACGGCAGCCACAGCAGGGTAGGTCACAGTGTGGAAACATTACTTGTTCTCCCAAAAATACAGTCAACATTTTCATGTTCTCCTGATGATTTATTGTGTGTATGGGATCAGTTGTTTGAGTGGCCATATGCAGAAGAAGGAGAGGGCCTGTCTGAAGTTGTATCACCCCACCTGCAAAGACTGCTGCAGTTTGCCAGGACAGTGCCAG GTTTTGACCTGCTGGATTTTTCAGACCAAAGCTCtctcttgtctgtctcttcactgGAAGTCATGTTTCTGCTCTCAGCCCAGCAGTTCTCCAATAACCCAACAAGCCCCAGTCCAG CCCTGCAGGTTTTAAGTACATCTGCACACAACTGGCTGAGAAATGTGGAGTCAAAGGAAAACATCCACAGCAGGGCAATGGTCAATTCAG GAAGTAATGAGGATCTCTTCGGGCCGGTGCTCAACTTCTTCCACAGCATGAAAACTCTGCGGGTGACGGAGGCTGAATACAGCCTGCTCACTGctacagctctgctctgctcag ACCGGGCATCACTGCAGGCGGCCAGCTGTGTTGAGAAAATGCAGGAGCTGATCCTGGACCTGTTGTCCAGGGTGTGTGGGGCCCAGGCTGGAGCTGCGCGAGGAGGACCGCAGAGGTTTGGCCgcctgctgggcagactgacgGAGCTCCGAACCCTTCGTCACAATTACTTCCTCCTGACAAGACAGCAGCCTGGAGCCTGA